Proteins from a genomic interval of Neisseria arctica:
- the tmk gene encoding dTMP kinase yields the protein MQAQFITLDGIDGAGKSTNLQVIRNWFATHNLPVYFTREPGGTMLGEALRDILLNPATRAGLRTETLLMFAARQQHLDEIILPKLEAGIHVVSDRFTDATFAYQGGGRGVPLPDIEILENWVQGNLRPNLTLLLDVPLEVSMSRISQAREKDRFEQEQAEFFTRVREVYLKRAASSPEHYAIIDSNRPLEHVRQNIENTLARHFGIAA from the coding sequence ATGCAAGCACAATTTATCACTCTCGACGGCATCGACGGCGCCGGAAAATCAACCAATCTGCAAGTGATCCGCAATTGGTTCGCCACCCACAACTTACCGGTTTACTTCACTCGCGAACCGGGCGGCACCATGCTGGGAGAAGCGTTGCGCGACATACTGCTCAACCCTGCCACCCGTGCCGGCTTGCGTACCGAAACTCTGCTGATGTTCGCCGCACGACAGCAGCATTTGGACGAAATCATCCTCCCAAAACTCGAAGCCGGCATCCATGTCGTCTCCGACCGTTTTACCGATGCTACTTTCGCCTATCAGGGGGGAGGACGCGGCGTTCCGTTACCGGATATCGAAATACTGGAAAATTGGGTTCAGGGGAACCTCCGTCCGAACTTAACCCTATTGTTGGATGTTCCGCTCGAAGTTTCCATGAGCCGTATCAGCCAAGCACGCGAAAAAGACCGCTTCGAACAAGAACAGGCGGAATTTTTCACCCGCGTTCGCGAAGTTTACCTGAAACGGGCGGCTTCCTCGCCCGAACATTATGCAATTATCGACAGCAACCGCCCTCTTGAGCATGTAAGGCAAAATATAGAAAACACCTTGGCGCGGCATTTCGGCATCGCCGCCTGA
- a CDS encoding DNA polymerase III subunit delta', whose translation MIFSWHQPQWQQLAASWQTQPNAWLFTGKENTGKTAFARHLAQALLCESPQAEHHPCGHCPSCHLFAKESHPDFYELTPERPEGENTARKLLQIKIDAVRTLIEDIQLTSVRSGRRVVLIHPAESMNIQAANSLLKALEEPPADVIFLLVSHSRDKLLPTIKSRCRQMLLPAPSYSEALAYLKHQQIENAESLLAFHSGAPLFEVSPEQDELRRQLLELLATPRLLAILDYAALFDKQKLPLAVLLDWLHKWLLDVGLAQQNMPPLYYPTHTETIRQTGKKTRPDKLFSLIATLNRLSPYGYHTLSVKMQTEALLLDYLSFWQNK comes from the coding sequence ATGATTTTTTCCTGGCACCAACCCCAATGGCAGCAACTAGCCGCATCATGGCAAACCCAGCCCAACGCGTGGCTGTTTACCGGTAAAGAAAACACCGGCAAAACGGCCTTTGCCCGCCATTTGGCACAAGCCTTATTGTGCGAATCACCGCAAGCGGAACACCATCCTTGCGGCCATTGTCCGTCATGCCACCTATTTGCAAAAGAAAGCCACCCGGATTTCTACGAGCTGACGCCCGAGCGACCCGAAGGAGAAAACACCGCACGCAAACTATTACAAATCAAAATAGATGCCGTTCGCACACTGATCGAAGATATCCAGCTCACCTCCGTACGCAGCGGCAGGCGCGTCGTACTAATACATCCTGCCGAGAGCATGAATATCCAAGCTGCCAACAGCCTGCTCAAAGCATTGGAAGAACCGCCCGCCGATGTCATTTTTCTCTTGGTCAGCCATTCGAGAGACAAGCTACTGCCTACCATCAAAAGCCGTTGCCGCCAAATGCTGCTGCCTGCCCCCTCGTATTCCGAAGCACTTGCCTACCTTAAACACCAGCAGATAGAGAATGCCGAATCGTTACTGGCATTTCACAGCGGCGCGCCACTTTTTGAAGTTTCACCCGAACAAGACGAACTACGCCGACAATTGCTCGAATTACTGGCTACCCCCCGACTCTTAGCCATTCTCGATTATGCCGCCCTCTTCGACAAACAAAAGCTTCCCCTCGCCGTTTTGCTCGACTGGCTGCACAAATGGCTTTTAGACGTCGGCTTGGCACAACAAAATATGCCGCCCCTTTATTATCCGACACACACAGAAACCATCCGGCAAACCGGCAAAAAAACACGGCCCGACAAACTGTTCTCTCTGATTGCCACCTTAAACCGCCTCAGCCCTTACGGCTATCACACCTTAAGTGTTAAAATGCAAACCGAAGCCCTGTTGCTCGACTATTTGAGTTTCTGGCAAAACAAATAA
- the mltG gene encoding endolytic transglycosylase MltG, with product MLKKAFKWLLGLFILCTLVFAGLLFVPKSNEQIYRMRVEKGQGISAVSRKLADENIVYNRHVMLVAAYLTGVHNQLHSGTYRLPKQISAWQILQRLRDGHPDTITIRITEGMRFSQMRNIINNTADLKHDTQGWSDEKLLKEIDPSPLSNNPEGLFFPDSYEIDAESSDLQIYRLAYRTMQRHLQAAWDERQSGLPYKNPYDLLIMASLIEKETGHEADRRHVSAVFVNRLNIGMRLQTDPAVIYGMGSRYNGRIRKADLQRDTPYNTYTRAGLTPTPIALPGKAALEAAAHPSPEKYLYFVSRMDGTGLSQFSHNLDEHNAAVRKYILKK from the coding sequence ATGTTGAAAAAAGCATTTAAATGGCTACTGGGCCTGTTTATTTTATGTACGTTGGTTTTTGCGGGACTTCTCTTTGTTCCCAAAAGCAACGAGCAAATTTACCGTATGCGCGTTGAAAAAGGGCAAGGTATTTCAGCCGTAAGCCGAAAATTGGCAGATGAAAATATTGTTTATAACCGCCATGTCATGCTAGTCGCGGCCTACCTCACGGGCGTGCACAACCAACTACACAGCGGCACCTACCGTTTGCCTAAGCAAATTTCCGCATGGCAGATTCTGCAACGCCTGCGTGACGGCCACCCTGATACCATTACCATCCGCATTACCGAGGGCATGCGTTTTTCACAAATGCGCAACATCATCAACAATACCGCTGACCTCAAACACGATACCCAAGGCTGGAGTGATGAAAAACTATTAAAAGAAATCGATCCCTCTCCTCTAAGCAATAATCCCGAAGGGTTATTTTTTCCCGACAGCTATGAAATAGATGCAGAAAGCAGCGATTTGCAAATCTACCGTCTTGCTTACCGTACCATGCAGCGCCATTTGCAAGCCGCATGGGATGAGCGCCAAAGCGGCCTGCCATATAAAAACCCTTACGATCTCTTGATTATGGCCAGCCTGATTGAAAAAGAAACCGGCCATGAAGCCGACCGACGCCATGTATCGGCCGTATTTGTCAACCGCCTCAATATCGGTATGCGTCTGCAAACCGATCCGGCTGTTATCTACGGCATGGGCAGCCGCTATAATGGCCGTATCCGTAAAGCGGATCTGCAGCGTGATACCCCCTACAATACCTATACACGCGCCGGACTCACCCCCACTCCGATCGCCTTACCCGGAAAAGCAGCCCTAGAAGCTGCCGCCCACCCCTCTCCCGAAAAATACCTCTACTTCGTCTCACGCATGGATGGTACGGGGCTTAGCCAGTTTAGCCATAATCTGGATGAACACAATGCCGCGGTACGCAAATATATTTTGAAAAAATAA
- a CDS encoding PilZ domain-containing protein, whose translation MKPLENLPGKMLALQLRDKTMLYNSYMSFLEHGGLFVPTDDSFSLGDEILLAIELPGMPDKRFLRTKVAWINPARTSAHRPKGVGLAFGNDEISIQTKHLIEAELGPTLRNDRATFTL comes from the coding sequence ATGAAACCATTAGAAAACCTGCCCGGAAAAATGCTCGCACTCCAACTGCGCGACAAAACTATGCTTTACAACAGCTATATGTCTTTTCTCGAACACGGCGGACTTTTTGTACCAACGGACGACAGTTTCTCATTAGGTGACGAAATCCTATTGGCCATCGAACTGCCGGGCATGCCTGATAAAAGATTCCTGCGCACAAAAGTAGCTTGGATTAATCCCGCCCGTACCTCCGCACATCGCCCCAAAGGTGTTGGTTTGGCATTTGGCAATGATGAAATCAGCATCCAAACCAAGCACTTGATTGAAGCCGAACTCGGCCCGACTCTGCGCAATGACCGGGCGACCTTTACACTATAA
- a CDS encoding TatD family hydrolase produces MQLIDSHCHLNFEGLAGRLPEVLANMAENEVKQALAISVSRDSFREVLTIAEANPNIFATVGVHPDQQDAEEFSIAEMVQHAAHPKVVGIGETGLDYYWCKGDLSWQHRRFAEHIEAANQTALPLIVHTREAADDTMALLKEGHAHAGVIHCFTENVRVAKMALDLGFYISFSGIVTFKNAADIQEAAKYVPADRILVETDAPFLAPVPKRGKPNEPAYVRHTAEFIAQLRNDTLENIAAVTTDNFYTLFNKVPRIGI; encoded by the coding sequence ATGCAATTAATCGACTCACACTGCCACCTGAATTTCGAAGGACTGGCAGGCCGTCTGCCCGAAGTTTTGGCCAACATGGCAGAAAACGAAGTAAAGCAGGCATTGGCTATCAGCGTAAGCCGCGACAGTTTTCGGGAAGTTTTAACCATAGCAGAAGCCAATCCGAATATTTTCGCCACTGTCGGCGTTCATCCGGACCAACAAGACGCCGAAGAATTCAGTATCGCCGAAATGGTGCAACACGCCGCGCATCCCAAAGTAGTCGGCATAGGCGAAACCGGCTTGGACTATTATTGGTGCAAAGGTGATTTAAGCTGGCAACACCGCCGTTTTGCAGAGCATATCGAAGCAGCCAACCAAACAGCATTACCCTTAATCGTCCACACCCGCGAGGCGGCGGACGACACCATGGCTTTGCTTAAGGAGGGCCACGCCCATGCCGGAGTTATCCATTGCTTCACAGAAAATGTACGTGTTGCCAAAATGGCACTTGATTTAGGTTTTTATATTTCATTTTCAGGCATAGTTACATTCAAAAACGCAGCGGATATACAAGAAGCGGCCAAATACGTACCGGCCGACCGTATATTGGTTGAAACCGATGCGCCCTTCTTGGCTCCCGTACCGAAACGCGGCAAACCCAACGAACCCGCTTATGTACGCCACACCGCAGAATTTATCGCACAGTTACGTAACGACACATTGGAAAACATAGCAGCCGTTACCACGGATAATTTCTATACTTTGTTTAACAAAGTACCGCGTATTGGTATTTAA